A region from the Triticum urartu cultivar G1812 chromosome 1, Tu2.1, whole genome shotgun sequence genome encodes:
- the LOC125535735 gene encoding NAC domain-containing protein 90-like, with the protein MAALPPGYRFYPTEEELVRFYLRHKLDGSRRADIERVIPVADVCSLDPWQLPEVHRGACASHGEPWFYFCARQDREARGGRPSRTTPSGYWKAAGTPGLVYSAGGHPVGTKKTMVFYRGRAPAGAKTKWKMNEYRALEEDGADADAAAPASNPVFQVRSEFSLCRLYTSSGNMRQFDRRPCTAVAGGSRASSSAALASPNEDVEVGRGQKRKRHAANDNTSSSDAYRHVQQQQGKQEGADEELADDMTDWAELLAWI; encoded by the exons ATGGCCGCGCTGCCTCCCGGGTACCGCTTCTATCCTACCGAGGAGGAGCTGGTGCGCTTCTACCTCCGGCACAAGCTCGACGGCAGCCGCCGCGCGGACATCGAGCGCGTCATCCCCGTCGCCGACGTCTGTTCCCTGGACCCGTGGCAGCTCCCAG AGGTGCATCGGGGCGCCTGCGCCAGCCACGGGGAGCCGTGGTTCTACTTCTGCGCGCGGCAGGACCgggaggcgcggggcggccgGCCGAGCCGCACGACGCCGTCCGGGTACTGGAAGGCGGCGGGCACGCCAGGGTTGGTCTACTCCGCCGGCGGCCACCCCGTCGGGACCAAGAAGACCATGGTGTTCTACCGCGGCCGCGCGCCGGCCGGGGCCAAGACTAAGTGGAAGATGAACGAGTACAGGGCCCTCGAGGAAGACGGCGCCGATGCCGATGCCGCCGCTCCGGCATCGAACCCTGTGTTCCAG GTGCGGAGCGAGTTCAGCTTGTGCCGGCTATACACAAGTTCAGGCAACATGCGGCAGTTCGACCGCCGGCCGTGCACTGCCGTCGCCGGAGGCAGCCGCGCGTCGTCGTCCGCCGCGCTTGCATCGCCCAATGAAGATGTCGAAGTGGGAAGGGGTCAGAAGAGGAAAAGGCATGCAGCTAACGACAACACGTCGTCTAGCGACGCTTACCGACACGTGCAGCAGCAGCAGGGGAAGCAGGAAGGCGCTGATGAGGAGCTCGCCGACGACATGACCGACTGGGCAGAGCTTTTGGCATGGATCTAA
- the LOC125535742 gene encoding NAC domain-containing protein 90-like, with product MGELPPGYRFYPTEEELVRFYLRHMLDGRRRGDIERVIPVADVCSLDPWQLPEVHRGACAGHGEPWFYFCARQDREARGGRPSRTTPSGYWKAAGTPGLVYSAGGRPVGTKKTMVFYRGRAPAGAKTKWKMNEYRAFDDDGADADAAARLQVRSEFSLCRLYTRSGSLRQFDRRPCTVAAGGRRSEDPASPSAAPASASEDVEVGKGQKRKRHAANDVPSSSDAYRSVQQQQKQGGADEELVDGMTDWAELFDWI from the exons ATGGGCGAGCTGCCTCCCGGGTACCGCTTCTACCCTACGGAGGAGGAGCTGGTGCGCTTCTACCTCCGGCACATGCTCGACGGCCGCCGCCGCGGCGATATCGAGCGCGTCATCCCCGTCGCCGACGTCTGCTCCCTCGACCCCTGGCAGCTCCCAG AGGTGCACCGGGGCGCCTGCGCCGGGCACGGGGAGCCGTGGTTCTACTTCTGCGCGCGGCAGGACCgggaggcgcggggcggccgGCCTAGCCGCACGACGCCGTCGGGCTACTGGAAGGCGGCGGGCACGCCAGGGTTGGTCTACTCCGCCGGCGGCCGCCCCGTCGGGACCAAGAAGACCATGGTGTTCTACCGCGGCCGCGCGCCAGCCGGGGCCAAGACCAAGTGGAAGATGAACGAGTACAGGGCCTTCGACGACGACGGTGCCGATGCCGATGCCGCCGCTCGGCTCCAG GTGAGGAGCGAGTTCAGCCTGTGCCGTCTGTACACGAGGTCAGGCAGCTTGCGGCAGTTCGACCGCCGGCCGTGCACCGTCGCCGCCGGAGGACGCCGCTCCGAGGACCCGGCGTCGCCGTCTGCCGCGCCTGCGTCAGCCAGTGAGGATGTTGAAGTGGGAAAGGGTCAGAAGAGGAAAAGGCATGCAGCCAACGACGTCCCGTCGTCCAGCGACGCCTACCGCTCcgtgcagcagcagcagaagcagggAGGCGCCGATGAGGAGCTCGTCGACGGCATGACCGACTGGGCAGAGCTTTTTGACTGGATCTAA